The Candidatus Thermoplasmatota archaeon genome includes a window with the following:
- a CDS encoding citryl-CoA lyase — MKWVTKITKVEPNHLVTRGYRQEDLIGNIAFPSVVYLLLKGDLPSREHGRMMDAILTSCIDHGVTPPSSMASRIVASADVPLPTAVAAGVLSIGDAHGGAIEKGAKFLQEGVTRMKNEGKTINDIAKILVKESIENHKRILGFGHRVHTSDPRTKKLFLLADELKITGNHIKLSKEIEKELENQTGKKLPINVDGAIAAISSDMGFDWRLGKAFFILGRVAGLIAHVYEEQTEFKPMREIFKTDCEYNGPEERDIPK; from the coding sequence ATGAAATGGGTTACAAAAATAACAAAGGTTGAACCAAATCATTTAGTTACCAGAGGTTATCGTCAAGAAGATTTGATAGGTAACATTGCTTTTCCCAGTGTTGTCTATCTTCTTTTAAAAGGTGATCTTCCTTCTAGAGAACATGGGAGAATGATGGATGCAATACTAACATCCTGTATTGATCATGGTGTAACTCCTCCTTCCTCCATGGCTTCAAGAATAGTTGCATCAGCTGATGTGCCCTTGCCAACAGCTGTAGCTGCAGGTGTTTTATCCATTGGGGATGCTCATGGTGGTGCTATTGAAAAAGGTGCAAAATTTTTACAAGAAGGAGTAACTAGAATGAAAAATGAGGGTAAAACAATAAACGATATTGCAAAAATACTAGTTAAAGAATCAATAGAAAATCATAAAAGGATTTTGGGTTTTGGTCATAGAGTTCATACATCTGATCCTCGCACAAAAAAACTGTTTTTACTTGCAGATGAATTAAAAATTACAGGCAATCACATAAAATTATCAAAGGAAATAGAAAAAGAACTTGAAAATCAAACAGGTAAGAAGCTTCCTATTAATGTTGATGGAGCAATTGCTGCAATTTCTTCGGATATGGGTTTTGACTGGAGGCTAGGAAAAGCTTTTTTTATACTAGGTCGTGTAGCAGGATTAATTGCTCATGTTTATGAAGAGCAAACAGAGTTTAAACCAATGAGAGAAATTTTTAAAACAGATTGTGAATATAATGGTCCAGAAGAAAGAGATATTCCTAAATAA